A genome region from Methanomicrobiales archaeon includes the following:
- a CDS encoding asparagine synthase C-terminal domain-containing protein, with protein MRLIGWVEVDGRILTRSEVEEAVASQPGSIRRFGGEFFLAFGNCQARDRFGIVPGSIPPGSIVCDGRIRGEVDPAPEPLDLETAICTAVNLRSDEGIVAFSGGLDSSLIARLAGLECVTVGIRDSHDLLRGKHVADRLGLPHTSVAVLHSDVEAALHVVVRAIPSVNPLTASIATTLFFVARHAAELGYRRVLTGQGADELFGGYSRYLRSVDLEADLERDFLALQEQVARDQAVARLHGVCLSLPYMDVRVVRAARAVPAEEKIAGGFRKIPLRIVAERHLPSDIAWYEKKAMQYGSGIWPAIRTLARRKGHRTVARYLGALRETPPGDSPPTPH; from the coding sequence ATGCGGCTTATAGGCTGGGTTGAGGTCGACGGACGGATTCTGACCCGCTCCGAAGTCGAAGAGGCTGTCGCTTCGCAGCCCGGGAGTATACGCAGGTTCGGCGGCGAGTTTTTCCTCGCCTTCGGGAACTGCCAGGCCCGGGATCGCTTCGGGATCGTCCCGGGCAGCATCCCTCCGGGCTCTATCGTGTGCGACGGCCGGATAAGGGGGGAGGTGGATCCGGCACCGGAGCCCCTCGATCTCGAGACGGCGATCTGCACGGCAGTCAATCTGCGGAGCGACGAGGGGATCGTCGCCTTCTCGGGCGGCCTGGACTCGAGCCTGATCGCCCGCCTCGCCGGGCTGGAGTGCGTCACCGTGGGCATTCGGGATTCGCACGACCTGCTGAGAGGAAAACATGTTGCGGACCGGCTGGGATTGCCCCATACCTCGGTCGCCGTCTTGCACTCCGACGTTGAGGCAGCCCTGCATGTGGTGGTGCGGGCGATCCCCTCGGTAAATCCGCTCACCGCCTCCATCGCCACCACACTCTTCTTCGTTGCGCGGCATGCGGCCGAGCTGGGCTACCGTCGGGTGTTGACCGGCCAGGGGGCCGACGAGCTCTTCGGCGGCTACTCGCGGTACCTGCGATCGGTCGACCTGGAGGCAGACCTGGAACGGGACTTTCTCGCTTTGCAGGAGCAGGTGGCCCGCGATCAGGCCGTCGCTCGCCTGCACGGCGTCTGCCTATCGCTGCCCTACATGGACGTGCGGGTGGTGCGGGCGGCACGCGCAGTTCCCGCTGAAGAGAAGATCGCCGGAGGATTCCGCAAAATTCCCCTCCGGATCGTGGCGGAGCGGCATCTGCCCTCTGACATCGCGTGGTACGAGAAGAAGGCAATGCAGTACGGAAGCGGCATCTGGCCTGCAATCCGCACCCTCGCACGCAGGAAGGGGCACCGAACGGTCGCTCGGTATCTGGGTGCGTTGAGAGAGACACCTCCCGGCGATAGTCCCCCCACCCCCCACTGA
- a CDS encoding ATP-dependent DNA helicase: MSALEDWFPYPSFRPYQRRMLEAVAETARRGGITLIDAPTGSGKSSVVSALLSESRGRPVFVAVRTVSQLNTFIRELELIRQKRKIRFAYLIGKSSMCPLGGEGDVYRRCEGVKTYSTSLMTERAKKGSLTPSKDILIKQQIRRSSRDHPLICPYFVHSRIFVNQEDAGLRMVPSPSLRARAEKVSSETVWPDRLAEVCGEICPYETMIHAARGSDVVLLNFHHLLNEGIREQLYSALNVEASRVLLLIDEAHNCGDAVQDIESVALEETLVDQASHELAHMRRNRGDVEAAEQILPPLRKFMEILKGSREAEDWFDPAIFTRMAIKETLYQDLEGVVDDLLDISEAIQEKNRKSGTFRESAVERLTEFLYKVYLSLQNPAFLTVYRKGESGITLEVRSIDPGSTLEAIGESHAACVLISGTLSPVESYRRYYFGNRTATTLSLPNAFPAQNRLILCASDITSAFSMRRNNDNLDRIQRYIETFAREDGNRAVYFPSYQILDTFVERCMPELQKRTVFVEPRDTAQASAALKTFLSLPDSGESGVLFAVCGGKWSEGLDYRGEMLSGAMVVGLPLAPYNRVRRTVIDYFRNKFGEEGEFICYTLPAINRALQALGRVLRTPEDRGVLVLGERRFLEPRVRSALPPWMQEELQVCSVETFPGVLRAWRS, from the coding sequence ATGAGTGCTCTTGAGGACTGGTTCCCCTACCCCAGCTTTCGGCCGTACCAGCGTCGGATGCTGGAAGCGGTGGCAGAGACTGCCAGGAGAGGGGGCATCACCCTCATCGATGCGCCGACCGGCAGCGGCAAGTCGAGCGTCGTGTCCGCACTGCTCTCGGAGAGCCGCGGAAGACCGGTTTTTGTGGCCGTTCGTACGGTGAGCCAGCTGAATACGTTCATCCGGGAGCTGGAGCTCATCCGGCAGAAGAGGAAGATACGGTTCGCCTATCTGATCGGGAAATCGAGTATGTGCCCGCTCGGCGGCGAGGGGGATGTCTACCGGCGCTGCGAGGGCGTGAAGACCTACTCCACCTCTCTGATGACCGAGCGGGCGAAGAAGGGCTCTCTCACGCCGTCCAAGGACATCCTGATCAAGCAGCAGATCCGCCGGTCGTCCCGAGATCATCCCCTCATCTGCCCGTATTTCGTTCACAGCCGCATATTCGTCAACCAGGAGGACGCCGGGCTCCGCATGGTCCCGTCCCCCTCCCTGCGGGCGCGGGCGGAGAAGGTGAGTTCGGAGACGGTCTGGCCGGACCGGCTCGCGGAGGTGTGCGGGGAGATCTGCCCCTACGAGACCATGATCCATGCTGCACGGGGTTCTGATGTGGTGCTCTTAAACTTCCACCATCTCCTGAACGAAGGCATCCGGGAGCAGCTCTATTCGGCGCTGAACGTCGAGGCGTCCCGTGTGCTGCTGCTGATCGACGAGGCGCACAACTGCGGCGATGCCGTGCAGGACATCGAGAGTGTTGCGCTTGAGGAGACTCTTGTGGATCAGGCCTCTCACGAACTTGCCCATATGCGCAGGAACAGGGGTGATGTCGAAGCGGCAGAGCAGATCCTGCCCCCCCTCCGGAAGTTCATGGAGATCCTGAAGGGCTCGAGGGAGGCGGAGGACTGGTTCGATCCGGCGATCTTCACCCGGATGGCGATCAAGGAGACCCTCTATCAGGACCTGGAGGGCGTGGTGGACGACCTCCTGGATATCAGCGAGGCGATCCAGGAGAAGAACAGGAAGAGCGGGACGTTTCGGGAGAGTGCGGTCGAACGGCTGACAGAGTTCCTCTACAAAGTGTATCTCTCCCTCCAGAATCCCGCGTTCCTGACGGTATACAGGAAAGGCGAGAGTGGTATCACCCTGGAGGTGCGCAGCATCGACCCCGGCAGCACGCTGGAGGCGATCGGGGAGTCCCATGCAGCCTGCGTCCTGATCAGCGGCACGCTCTCTCCCGTGGAGAGCTACAGGCGCTACTACTTCGGCAATAGAACGGCAACGACCCTCTCCCTGCCGAACGCTTTTCCGGCGCAGAACCGCCTCATCCTGTGTGCCAGCGACATCACCTCCGCGTTCAGCATGCGGCGCAACAATGACAACCTGGACCGTATACAGCGGTATATCGAGACCTTCGCCCGCGAGGACGGGAACCGCGCCGTCTACTTCCCCTCCTACCAGATCCTGGACACATTCGTTGAACGCTGCATGCCGGAGCTGCAGAAGAGGACCGTATTCGTGGAGCCGCGGGACACCGCGCAGGCCAGCGCCGCCTTAAAGACTTTCCTCTCCCTGCCGGACAGCGGGGAGTCCGGCGTGCTGTTTGCCGTCTGCGGGGGGAAATGGAGCGAGGGTCTGGACTATCGCGGAGAGATGCTCAGCGGCGCGATGGTCGTAGGGCTGCCGCTTGCCCCCTACAACCGGGTGCGGAGGACCGTCATCGACTACTTCAGGAACAAGTTCGGCGAGGAGGGGGAGTTCATCTGCTACACGCTGCCGGCGATCAACCGCGCCCTCCAGGCGCTGGGGCGCGTGCTGCGCACGCCGGAGGATCGCGGGGTCCTGGTGCTCGGGGAGAGGAGGTTCCTGGAACCGAGGGTCCGATCGGCGCTGCCGCCCTGGATGCAGGAGGAGCTGCAGGTGTGCAGCGTGGAGACGTTCCCGGGGGTGCTCAGGGCATGGAGATCCTGA
- the purB gene encoding adenylosuccinate lyase, producing MAVHPIEFRYGSPEMRAVWSEENRFRCIVQAEVALAFAEAECGLIPPEAARTIEERSPAASLERAKAIESEIHHDMMAVVKAVAEVCGDAGQWVHYGATSNDMLDTATGLQIKASLALIEERLCSLLSVLLARSRETRTLVAAARTHGQIGVPTTYGLRFAIWASEVGRHIERLREMRPRVEVGQLTGAVGTQAALGRAGMVVQRRMMEILGLSAVDVSNQLIQRDRYAEYFMFLANVATTLDKIGIEVRTLQRTEIAEVEEPFGERQVGSSTMPHKRNPIKSEQIGGLARIVRSAVEPALLNNTLWDERDLTNSSAERVIFPEATILTDHILRVMESVLRGLRLNHENIERNLALLQGVNMAEAVMIRLADRGMGRQEAHERLRVASMRALEEGQGLADVLASDRDVLRYLSPEEIANLLDPAQYIGTAVQQVDRVIEKLTPLCGL from the coding sequence ATGGCAGTCCATCCGATAGAGTTCCGGTACGGGTCGCCGGAGATGCGTGCGGTCTGGTCCGAGGAGAACCGCTTCCGCTGCATCGTGCAGGCTGAAGTAGCGCTGGCCTTTGCGGAAGCCGAATGCGGCCTTATTCCGCCCGAGGCGGCACGGACAATCGAAGAGCGCTCTCCTGCGGCCTCCCTGGAGCGGGCCAAGGCGATCGAGAGCGAGATACACCACGACATGATGGCCGTGGTAAAGGCCGTGGCCGAGGTATGCGGGGACGCCGGGCAGTGGGTCCACTACGGCGCCACGTCCAACGATATGCTCGATACCGCCACGGGTCTCCAGATCAAGGCTTCTCTCGCCCTGATCGAGGAGAGGTTATGCAGTCTTCTCTCCGTCCTGCTGGCCCGGAGCCGGGAGACGCGGACGCTCGTCGCCGCCGCTCGGACGCACGGGCAGATCGGGGTGCCGACCACGTACGGGCTTCGGTTTGCCATATGGGCGAGCGAGGTCGGGCGGCACATCGAAAGGCTCCGCGAGATGCGTCCCCGCGTCGAGGTGGGGCAGCTCACCGGGGCCGTCGGAACGCAGGCGGCGCTGGGCAGGGCGGGGATGGTGGTGCAGCGGAGGATGATGGAGATCCTCGGCCTCTCCGCCGTCGATGTGTCCAACCAGCTGATCCAGCGGGATCGCTACGCGGAGTACTTCATGTTCCTCGCCAACGTCGCCACCACGCTCGACAAGATTGGAATCGAGGTGAGGACGCTCCAGAGGACGGAGATCGCAGAGGTCGAGGAGCCGTTCGGAGAGCGGCAGGTGGGCTCCAGCACGATGCCGCACAAGAGGAATCCCATCAAGAGCGAGCAGATCGGCGGCCTCGCCCGCATCGTCCGTTCGGCGGTGGAACCCGCCCTCCTGAACAACACACTCTGGGACGAGCGGGATCTGACCAACTCTTCCGCCGAGCGGGTAATCTTCCCCGAGGCCACGATCCTGACGGACCACATCCTCCGGGTGATGGAGTCCGTGCTGCGGGGGCTGCGCCTGAACCACGAGAACATCGAGCGGAACCTCGCCCTGCTTCAGGGCGTCAACATGGCGGAGGCGGTCATGATCCGTCTGGCCGATCGCGGCATGGGCCGCCAGGAGGCCCACGAACGCCTCCGGGTCGCCAGCATGCGGGCTCTGGAGGAGGGGCAGGGGCTTGCCGACGTTCTTGCCTCCGACCGCGACGTACTCCGGTACCTGTCCCCGGAGGAGATCGCGAACCTGCTGGATCCCGCCCAGTACATCGGGACCGCCGTCCAGCAGGTGGATCGCGTGATCGAGAAGCTCACGCCTCTATGCGGCTTATAG
- a CDS encoding mechanosensitive ion channel: protein MRPITEDALRWIGLVSITFILWFLYLNYPDFWLGRLVLTFLGISIIHLFIRVLFENLALFSIEDPKMRYSFRKGVSVLFYSLITVTVLAIWVQNTQALLVSYGIIAAGVAIALQDVIRNFAGSVFILVSRLYTVGDRIEINRVFGDVIDIGIFNTTLMEFGGWVEGDLPTGRITLIPNGYALSNTVYNYTKDYNFIWDEIAVPITYESDWKQAISIFSAILETETVEVSAYARGEIERIGEKYYFPRKVVDPRLFVTLTDNWITFSLRYVTPVRERRVLRDHLSRRILEAVERSGSLQIASETMTITGRHRVRLEQP, encoded by the coding sequence ATGCGCCCCATCACCGAAGACGCGCTTCGCTGGATCGGGTTGGTCTCGATAACATTTATCCTCTGGTTCCTCTATCTGAACTATCCAGACTTCTGGCTCGGCAGACTGGTCCTCACATTCCTTGGGATCTCCATCATTCACCTCTTTATCCGGGTCCTGTTTGAAAACCTTGCCCTCTTCAGTATCGAAGATCCCAAGATGCGGTATTCCTTCCGGAAGGGCGTATCTGTTCTCTTTTATTCTCTTATCACGGTAACCGTCTTGGCCATCTGGGTACAAAATACCCAGGCCCTGCTGGTATCCTACGGTATTATCGCTGCAGGAGTGGCCATCGCCCTTCAGGATGTCATCCGGAACTTCGCTGGAAGCGTCTTCATTCTCGTCTCAAGGCTGTATACCGTGGGTGACAGGATCGAGATTAACCGGGTTTTTGGCGATGTCATCGACATCGGGATCTTCAACACCACATTAATGGAGTTCGGGGGATGGGTGGAGGGCGACCTGCCGACCGGACGGATCACGCTGATCCCGAACGGCTATGCACTCTCGAACACCGTGTACAATTATACCAAGGACTACAACTTCATCTGGGACGAGATTGCCGTCCCGATCACCTATGAGAGCGATTGGAAGCAGGCGATCTCGATATTTTCAGCAATCCTGGAGACGGAGACTGTGGAAGTCTCGGCCTATGCACGGGGAGAGATCGAACGAATCGGAGAGAAGTACTATTTTCCCAGAAAAGTGGTCGATCCTCGTCTGTTCGTCACGCTAACGGACAACTGGATCACGTTCTCTCTGCGGTACGTCACCCCGGTGCGGGAGCGACGAGTACTCCGTGACCACCTGAGCCGCCGCATTCTGGAGGCCGTGGAGCGATCCGGATCCCTGCAGATCGCCAGCGAGACGATGACGATAACCGGCAGGCACCGGGTCCGCCTGGAGCAGCCGTAG